The following coding sequences are from one Nonlabens arenilitoris window:
- a CDS encoding trimeric intracellular cation channel family protein — protein sequence MDFIQVIDLLGTVAFAISGALAAYNKKLDAFGIIIIAFVTAAGGGTLRDILLGVSPVSWMTNMNLVYTILICVLVTFIFSQRLLKLRKTLFFFDTIGIGLYTVVGLEMGITAGLHPFICVTLGCITACFGGVIRDILVNEIPVIFRKNIYATACIAGGAIYFILRKFEAPENITFIVSGVSVIVIRMLAVKFKWQLPRPYID from the coding sequence ATGGATTTTATACAAGTAATTGATTTATTGGGAACGGTAGCGTTTGCCATATCTGGTGCGCTAGCCGCTTACAATAAAAAACTAGATGCCTTTGGTATTATTATCATTGCATTTGTTACCGCTGCTGGTGGTGGTACGTTAAGAGATATCTTACTAGGAGTAAGTCCCGTATCCTGGATGACTAATATGAATTTAGTCTATACCATATTAATATGTGTACTGGTAACTTTCATTTTTAGTCAAAGGTTATTAAAACTACGTAAGACACTCTTCTTTTTTGACACCATAGGTATAGGTCTATATACTGTTGTAGGACTAGAAATGGGTATCACCGCAGGGCTACATCCATTTATATGTGTAACTCTAGGTTGTATTACTGCTTGTTTTGGTGGTGTGATTAGGGATATACTTGTAAATGAAATCCCTGTTATTTTCCGTAAAAATATTTATGCTACTGCTTGTATTGCAGGTGGAGCAATTTATTTTATCCTTAGAAAATTTGAAGCCCCAGAAAATATCACCTTTATAGTATCTGGAGTTTCAGTAATCGTTATACGTATGCTAGCCGTTAAATTTAAATGGCAGCTACCACGTCCTTACATTGATTAA
- a CDS encoding DUF4129 domain-containing protein produces the protein MRKLIFLWLVLMSAFAKAQSLQDLIPKIEERPREITDTLNRDYDDRSLDIPDLGEDLRELYTGNDFYYYEVSDEGDNFFTRFLNGIFNWIGDVFGIEIDPFWAQVLKVLIFTIMAAVGIYFLVRLLSKESAQSLLTRHSRVAATINMEETHIEQIDLTQLIKDSVATGNYRNAVRYLYLDALKWLSANQKIEWDFQKTNSDYYRELDEPILKERFKKISYLYDYVWYGEFELNEHTFNDARTEFESLKNQII, from the coding sequence ATGAGAAAATTGATCTTCTTATGGCTTGTTTTGATGTCCGCTTTCGCGAAAGCGCAATCACTACAAGATCTCATTCCTAAAATAGAGGAACGTCCTCGAGAAATTACAGATACCTTAAATCGTGATTATGATGACCGAAGTCTGGACATTCCAGATTTAGGAGAAGATTTGAGAGAACTTTATACTGGCAATGATTTTTACTACTATGAAGTCTCTGATGAAGGAGATAATTTTTTCACAAGATTTCTCAATGGTATATTTAACTGGATAGGAGATGTTTTTGGAATCGAAATTGATCCTTTTTGGGCGCAGGTTTTAAAAGTGCTCATCTTTACAATCATGGCAGCAGTAGGTATTTACTTTTTAGTAAGATTGTTATCTAAAGAAAGTGCTCAATCCTTGTTAACTCGTCACTCTAGAGTAGCTGCCACGATTAATATGGAAGAAACTCATATAGAACAAATAGATTTAACCCAATTAATAAAGGATAGCGTTGCAACTGGTAATTATAGAAATGCGGTACGATATCTATATCTAGATGCCTTAAAGTGGTTAAGTGCAAATCAAAAAATTGAGTGGGATTTTCAAAAAACAAACTCAGACTACTATAGAGAGCTCGATGAACCTATACTTAAAGAACGTTTTAAGAAAATATCCTATCTCTATGATTATGTATGGTATGGTGAGTTTGAACTCAATGAACATACTTTTAATGACGCCAGAACAGAATTTGAATCTCTTAAAAATCAAATAATATGA
- a CDS encoding RDD family protein encodes MSNTNVNTAQNVNINYQVSSLGHRIVAFIIDLLIMAVYLILIDYIGLGFRDIVDNNTYFGISELLFLPVAFYSLFFNIAFGGRTPGKFIMKMRVVKIDGSPARWSDYLTTWIIRLIDIWSTNGGVGIIAIIFTEKNQRLGDSASDTIVIDARKKTKISHTILEEVDHSYKPTFMMVNNLSDNDVNEIKEIYRLAEESLDFKALHQLRNKVEQLLQTNSELRDGIFIRTVLKDYTYLTQGR; translated from the coding sequence ATGTCCAACACAAATGTAAATACAGCTCAAAATGTAAATATTAACTATCAAGTTTCTAGTTTAGGACATCGCATAGTTGCCTTTATCATAGACTTATTGATAATGGCTGTCTATTTAATACTTATTGATTACATAGGTCTAGGCTTTAGAGATATAGTAGACAATAACACTTATTTTGGCATATCAGAATTATTATTTTTACCAGTTGCCTTTTATAGCCTCTTCTTTAATATTGCCTTTGGCGGTAGGACACCTGGCAAATTTATAATGAAAATGAGAGTGGTAAAAATAGATGGATCACCTGCACGATGGTCTGACTATCTAACCACATGGATCATAAGATTGATAGATATATGGTCTACCAATGGCGGTGTAGGTATCATTGCTATCATTTTTACAGAAAAAAATCAGCGTTTAGGAGACTCAGCATCAGATACCATAGTGATCGATGCTCGAAAGAAAACTAAAATCAGTCATACTATTTTAGAAGAGGTAGATCATAGTTATAAGCCCACATTTATGATGGTCAATAACTTAAGTGATAATGATGTTAATGAGATTAAAGAAATTTATAGACTTGCTGAAGAAAGTCTTGATTTTAAAGCTTTACATCAATTGCGCAATAAGGTAGAACAACTACTACAAACAAATTCAGAATTGAGAGACGGTATATTTATACGTACTGTCCTTAAAGACTATACATACCTCACACAAGGACGTTAG
- a CDS encoding stage II sporulation protein M, which yields MREAAFVKQNKEKWVAFEKALDSNSKIDPDYLAELYIQLTNDLSFAQTYYKKSKTLLYLNSLASQAHQKIYINKKESGNRIIDFWKIEFPLFFANHQRTLFYAFAIFMVAVAIGAISTIYDDSFTRLILGDRYVNETLENIRNGNPTGIYQDDGALGMFLWITKNNIQVGMLCFAAGLLTSIGSGYILFNNGIMVGTFFAMFSNEDVAVEAWSVIMLHGTIELSVIVICGAAGMIMGNSILFPGTYSRRVSFVKGAKKGLKVLISTIPLFIVAGFIEGFVTRYAFMPSILKYAILLLSSVIIVGYYIVYPNYLKRKNEEIHRAQIT from the coding sequence ATGCGTGAAGCAGCTTTTGTGAAGCAAAATAAGGAAAAATGGGTGGCATTTGAAAAGGCTCTAGACTCTAATTCTAAAATTGATCCAGATTACCTTGCAGAGCTTTATATACAATTGACTAATGATTTATCATTTGCTCAAACTTATTACAAAAAAAGTAAAACTTTACTTTATTTAAATTCTTTAGCGAGTCAGGCACATCAAAAAATTTATATTAATAAGAAAGAAAGTGGTAATCGTATTATCGACTTTTGGAAAATAGAGTTTCCTTTATTTTTTGCAAATCATCAACGCACTTTGTTTTATGCCTTTGCCATATTTATGGTTGCTGTTGCCATAGGTGCTATAAGTACTATATATGACGATTCTTTTACGAGATTAATACTAGGTGATCGTTATGTGAATGAAACTTTAGAAAATATAAGAAACGGTAACCCTACTGGTATTTATCAAGATGACGGTGCTCTAGGTATGTTTCTATGGATTACTAAAAATAACATACAAGTAGGTATGCTATGTTTTGCAGCAGGACTACTTACTTCCATAGGGTCTGGATATATATTATTTAATAATGGTATAATGGTAGGAACTTTTTTTGCTATGTTTTCTAATGAGGATGTGGCTGTAGAAGCTTGGAGTGTTATTATGCTGCATGGTACCATTGAGTTATCTGTGATTGTAATTTGCGGTGCTGCAGGCATGATTATGGGAAACTCTATTTTATTTCCAGGTACTTATTCTAGGCGAGTATCATTTGTCAAAGGAGCAAAGAAAGGACTCAAAGTACTTATCAGTACCATACCATTATTTATAGTTGCAGGATTTATTGAAGGATTTGTAACTAGATATGCATTTATGCCATCTATTCTTAAATATGCAATTTTGTTATTAAGTTCTGTTATAATTGTAGGATATTACATTGTTTATCCTAATTACCTAAAAAGAAAAAATGAGGAAATACATAGAGCCCAGATTACGTAG